A part of Brassica rapa cultivar Chiifu-401-42 chromosome A05, CAAS_Brap_v3.01, whole genome shotgun sequence genomic DNA contains:
- the LOC103868704 gene encoding putative purine permease 20, whose amino-acid sequence MGFDTESPDRITQEGEEANVGVENQPKAAPNLTALDQPQTIKTRNWWIWIFVSSGLVVTGRVFSTLLLNFYFVQTGRDVCDDPKQFKGTWLQSMVQNAAFPFTAFFAFLWRSLSSNHRETITSSASSFGKLFLLYISLGVLFAAYSQLYAIGRTHCIFFFWIFTTQLIFTSMFTAIINKHKFNRWIILSVILSGVATGITSSEDAYNPCEGEGYKMSYGAWCGFFGTVAFSLSLCIMQLGFEKVIPKTESKVSSVMLMQTYASMIATLICLVGLFVSGEFRDIKEDFETFKKGKPLYVLTLTGLSLAWQVMSIGLVGLVCLVSTLFSNVVSFCATPLANILVVVAFRFMDDDIEWFKGGALLAGILGFASYAYSLYKTVKKRASQSETLRV is encoded by the exons ATGGGTTTCGATACGGAATCCCCGGACCGAATTACACAAG aaggagaagaagctaaTGTCGGAGTTGAGAATCAACCAAAAGCAGCACCAAATTTAACAGCTCTTGATCAGCCACAAACTATCAAGACACGAAACTGGTGGATTTGGATCTTTGTCTCTTCGGGTTTGGTCGTAACAGGACGGGTTTTCTCCACCCTTCTTCTAAACTTCTACTTTGTTCAAACAGGACGAGATGTTTGTGACGACCCAAAACAATTTAAAGGCACATGGCTTCAGTCTATGGTCCAAAACGCTGCGTTTCCATTTACAGCCTTTTTTGCCTTTTTATGGCGCTCTTTATCTTCTAACCATAGAGAAACTATcacttcttctgcttcttcttttgGCAAACTCTTTCTTCTTTACATCTCTCTCGGGGTCCTCTTTGCTGCTTATAGCCAACTTTATGCAATTGGAAGAACACACtgtatcttcttcttttggATCTTTACAACACAATTGATCTTCACTTCCATGTTTACAGCAATCATCAACAAACACAAGTTCAACCGTTGGATCATATTATCAGTTATACTTTCTGGAGTTGCCACAGGCATCACATCTTCAGAAGATGCCTATAATCCCTGCGAAGGCGAGGGCTACAAAATGAGTTACGGTGCGTGGTGTGGCTTCTTTGGCACGGTAGCCTTCTCTTTATCTCTATGCATCATGCAATTAGGGTTCGAAAAGGTCATACCGAAGACAGAGAGTAAAGTTTCCTCGGTGATGTTGATGCAAACAtatgcttctatgattgcaacGTTGATATGTTTGGTTGGACTATTTGTCAGCGGTGAATTCAGAGACATCAAAGAAGATTTCGAGACATTTAAGAAAGGGAAACCACTTTACGTTTTGACTCTAACTGGATTATCACTTGCCTGGCAAGTAATGTCTATAGGGCTTGTGGGTCTTGTGTGTTTGGTTTCTACTCTTTTCTCTAATGTTGTCAGCTTCTGTGCAACCCCATTAGCAAACATTCTCGTTGTGGTGGCGTTTCGGTTTATGGATGATGACATTGAATGGTTTAAGGGAGGAGCTTTGTTAGCTGGGATACTTGGTTTTGCATCTTACGCCTATTCCTTGTACAAGACTGTTAAGAAAAGGGCAAGCCAAAGTGAAACACTGAGAGTATGA